In Pseudomonadota bacterium, a genomic segment contains:
- a CDS encoding DUF4922 domain-containing protein, whose protein sequence is MNPWPLEPSTPVFKIYAAFAGDNNSTNLSGLCLELLSEQKKTWLQLREGYESLKNVRIREIPCDGFSVRVQHNPGRIRSTMADVEGKAINGRPCFLCLNNLPEGQKGIFYRNLYLILCNPAPVFPSHLTISRLNHHPQAIAEHIDTLLRLAGDFGDRWTILYNGPKCGASAPDHLHFQVIPSGQMPIEKECLEEKNLTVITGVDGVYILRARDLGREIIIIEGDDPAYIASVFKEILAAMKKVLHTDEEPMVSIAGFYKKERWRLLVFPRAKHRPDAFFKKDNYRVVVSPAVIEMGGVIVTPVESDFERLDASDVEGIYREVSLKAGIVDSILAVVA, encoded by the coding sequence TTGAACCCTTGGCCCCTTGAACCCTCGACCCCTGTATTCAAGATATATGCCGCCTTTGCCGGTGACAACAATTCGACAAACCTGTCCGGCCTCTGTCTCGAACTCCTGTCAGAACAGAAAAAAACATGGCTGCAACTCCGCGAAGGGTATGAATCGCTGAAGAACGTGAGGATACGGGAGATTCCATGTGATGGATTTTCTGTCCGCGTTCAGCACAATCCCGGAAGAATCAGGAGCACCATGGCCGATGTGGAGGGAAAAGCGATAAACGGGCGACCATGTTTCCTCTGCCTCAACAACCTTCCTGAAGGTCAGAAAGGAATTTTCTACCGGAATTTATACCTTATCCTGTGCAATCCGGCGCCTGTTTTTCCTTCTCATTTAACTATCTCCCGTTTAAACCATCATCCCCAGGCCATTGCTGAACATATCGATACCCTCCTTCGACTCGCAGGTGATTTTGGCGACCGCTGGACAATACTCTATAACGGACCGAAATGCGGCGCTTCCGCACCGGATCACCTTCATTTTCAGGTCATCCCATCCGGACAGATGCCGATCGAAAAGGAATGCCTGGAAGAAAAGAACCTTACCGTGATAACCGGGGTTGACGGTGTTTATATTTTGCGCGCAAGGGACCTTGGACGTGAGATTATCATAATTGAAGGAGATGATCCTGCTTATATTGCGAGCGTGTTTAAGGAGATCCTCGCGGCTATGAAAAAAGTCCTTCATACAGATGAGGAGCCAATGGTGAGTATCGCCGGTTTCTACAAAAAAGAAAGATGGCGTCTCCTTGTTTTCCCGCGTGCAAAACACCGTCCTGATGCCTTTTTCAAAAAAGATAACTACCGGGTTGTGGTCAGCCCTGCTGTTATCGAAATGGGCGGCGTCATTGTAACCCCTGTGGAAAGTGATTTTGAAAGGCTCGATGCGTCCGATGTGGAGGGCATCTACAGGGAGGTCTCCCTTAAAGCCGGCATTGTGGACAGTATCCTCGCAGTCGTGGCATAG